One Oreochromis niloticus isolate F11D_XX linkage group LG16, O_niloticus_UMD_NMBU, whole genome shotgun sequence genomic window carries:
- the znf385b gene encoding zinc finger protein 385B isoform X3: MWSSFMSRGSGSGAVGGALPGLIGATGPSVMMKPFLPFPVETTSPVGLFPNFNTMDPVQKAVINHTFGVTMVPKKKQVISCTVCQLRFNSDSQAEAHYRGSRHAKKLKSQENKAKAKLSNSAETNGSVCNPAGPAPLVSAVPAPFVSANSSTNQHTDFLSRTADSPSPVKSFLLPSTSPLSSSSPSSSRAGSEPPPSSPPSGLPAPGLSSSSSSSSSKASSASAPVTTSSCPAPLPTAPSQDASPSVESEEEKAKKLLYCSLCKVAVNSLSQLEAHNAGSKHKTMLEARSGAGPIKAYPRPGAKLKNGSSSGLKGSGLQNKTFHCQICDVHVNSEIQLKQHISSRRHKDRVAGKPSKPKYSPYNKQQRGSLTKELVKPALSPSFLSTPFAPPSSPLTPSLSLPPSSLSSSPLLTPTSSPSHLQSLSTLALRPLPPFSQPPSSVQHLDQSERAKDRFSSRRTDASRSRKSCQRTLTSDMLFVATTGTWETSALRLQGFKPATSSLREM; encoded by the exons GAAGTGGGAGTGGTGCAGTGGGCGGAGCATTGCCAGGTCTCATAGGTGCCACTGGTCCCTCAGTCATGATGAAACCGTTTCTGCCGTTTCCTGTCGAGACAACGTCACCAGTTGGACTTTTCCCAAACTTCAACacg ATGGACCCGGTGCAGAAGGCTGTCATCAACCACACCTTTGGTGTTACCATGGTACCGAAAAAGAAACAGGTCATCTCCTGTACTGTCTGCCAGCTGAGGTTCAACTCTGAT TCTCAGGCTGAGGCTCATTACAGAGGAAGTCGTCACGCAAAGAAGCTCAAGTCTCAGGAGAACAAAGCCAAGGCTAAGCTGTCAAATTCTGCAGAAACCAATGGGAGCGTCTGTAATCCTGCTGGCCCCGCCCCTCTTGTCTCAGCTGTCCCCGCCCCTTTTGTCTCAGCTAACAGCAGCACTAATCAACACACAG ATTTCTTATCCAGAACCGCAGACTCCCCGTCTCCTGTCAAATCTTTCCTCCTCCCCTCTACCTCCcctctctcttcttcctccccCTCTTCGAGTAGAGCAGGCAGTGAGCCTCCTCCATCCAGCCCCCCATCGGGACTCCCAGCTCCAGGCCTCTCTTCCTCTTCGTCATCCTCTTCTTCCAAAGCTTCTTCCGCTTCCGCTCCTGTCACCACCTCGTCTTGCCCTGCTCCTCTTCCAACTGCACCCTCCCAGGATGCTTCACCTTCAGTAGAGTCAGAAGAGGAGAAGGCGAAAAAGCTGCTGTATTGTTCTCTTTGTAAAGTCGCAGTCAACTCGCTCTCTCAGCTGGAGGCTCATAATGCAG gatcaaaacataaaacaatgCTGGAGGCTCGTAGTGGCGCTGGGCCGATCAAAGCATACCCTCGACCTGGAGCAAAGCTGAAGAACGGCAGCAGCTCGGGACTGAAGGGCTCCGGCTTGCAGAACAAAACCTTCCACTGCCAGATCTGTGATGTCCATGTCAACTCTGAGATCCAGCTTAAACAG caCATCTCCAGCAGGAGGCACAAGGACAGAGTGGCAGGAAAACCCAGCAAACCCAAGTACAGTCCTTACAACAAACAGCAGCGCGGCTCACTCACC AAGGAGCTGGTGAAGCCTGCGCTCTCACCTTCATTCCTCTCCACTCCTTTTGCTCCACCATCTTCTCCGCTCACCCCCTCTCTATCACTCCCTCCAtcctctctgtcctcctcccccctcctcaCACCGACGTCCTCCCCCTCACACCTGCAATCTCTATCCACCCTCGCCCTCCGGCCTCTTCCCCCCTTTTCACAGCCTCCTTCCTCCGTCCAGCACCTGGACCAATCAGAGCGAGCCAAGGATCGATTCTCTTCACGCCGTACTGATGCCAGCAGAAGCAGGAAGTCATGCCAGCGAACTTTGACCTCTGACATGCTTTTTGTTGCCACTACGGGGACATGGGAGACATCAGCATTAAGACTGCAGGGATTCAAACCTGCAACCTCCTCACTAAGAGAGATGTGA